A window of Streptomyces sp. NBC_01224 genomic DNA:
CGCCGAAGGTCTCCATGCCCGAGGAGTACGAGCAGAGCTGTTTGGTGCACACGGTCGTGTTGTCGCCCGGGTAGAACGCGAGGACCACGGCACGGCCGCGTGCGGCGGAGAGGGTGTAGTCGCGGCGCTCGAACGTCTCGCCGGTCAGCGCACCGCCCGGCAGTGTGAAGTCCTGGACGGTACTGCCGAGTTGTGGTGACGATCCCATGTCGTTTCCTCCGTGGTCCGGTGCTGCGGAAGTCTTCCGGTTCGTGTTCCGTACAGCATGCTCGTCACGGGTCCGGCTCCCGCACCAGGAGGCACGTATGACAGAACCGTCGTCCGCCGTCCGCCCGTCCGCGGCCGTGTTCCTGCTGCACGGCGGCGCGGAGACGGGCCTGGGCCCGCCCCCGCCCGGCCCGCTGAACCTGCCCGCCGTGCGGTTGCGCCCGTTCGCGCGGGCCATCGCCGCGGCGACGGGCGACGGCGCAACGGGCGTTCTCGTACACACCGCCCGCTACACCCACCGCGGCTGGAACGGCCCCCGCGAGGACCCCTTCCACGACGTCCTGGCCGCCCTCGACACCCTGCGCCGCGACGTCGGCGAGATCCCGGTGGTCCTGGTCGGCCACTCGATGGGCGCCCGCGCCGCCCTCCGCGCCGCCGGTCATCCGCTGGTACGCGGGGTGGTCGGCCTCGCCCCGTGGTGTCCGGCCGACGATCCGGTCACCCAGCTCGGCGGCCGCGATGTCGTCCTGCTGCACAGCACCCGCGACCGCATCACGAGCCCCCGGACATCCCAGTCCTTCACCGGCCGCGCCCGCCGCGCCGGTGCCCACACCTGTCTGGTCGCGATCCGGCGCAGCGACCACGCGATGCTCCGGCGCGCCCGGACCTGGCACGCGCTGACGACACGGATCGCCACCGGCCTGCTGGGTCTGGCCCCGCTCCCCGAGTCGGTCGCGACCGCACTCCGGCTCCCGTCGGACGCTCCGGCGACGCACGGAACCCTCGACCTCGACCGGCTCGACCTCGACCGGCTGGACCTCGACCGGCCGGACTACGCCTGGACCGGGCGCAGCTCCGGGCCGGCCATCGGGAATCGGTAGACCGTCGACTCCCTCGCCCGGAAGCCCAGACGCTCGTACAGCCGGTTCGCGGCGGCGCGGTCCGGCCGGGAGGTGAGGTCGACG
This region includes:
- a CDS encoding alpha/beta hydrolase — encoded protein: MTEPSSAVRPSAAVFLLHGGAETGLGPPPPGPLNLPAVRLRPFARAIAAATGDGATGVLVHTARYTHRGWNGPREDPFHDVLAALDTLRRDVGEIPVVLVGHSMGARAALRAAGHPLVRGVVGLAPWCPADDPVTQLGGRDVVLLHSTRDRITSPRTSQSFTGRARRAGAHTCLVAIRRSDHAMLRRARTWHALTTRIATGLLGLAPLPESVATALRLPSDAPATHGTLDLDRLDLDRLDLDRPDYAWTGRSSGPAIGNR